AAAACCGATTTCGATTTTTTCCCGCCGGAGCTCGCGGCGAAATACCAGCAAGACGACCGTCGCATCCTGGAAACCGGACAGCTTTTCGAGACGGTCGAAGAGCACCAACCGCCGGGCGGCGACAAAATCTACGTCAACGTGGTCAAGACCCCCATCTTCGATGCCGACGGCAAGATCATCGGGTTGCAGGGGATTTTTTGGGACATCACGGAGAAGAAACGCGCCGAGGAACGCCTTCAAAAAACCACCAATGAGCTGGCCAAGAGCCGGGAAGAATTGCACATCAAAAACCAGCAGATGGAGGAAGATCTCCGCATGGCCCGCGAGATTCAGCAGAGCATCATCCCTCAGCAGTATCCTTCCTTCCCGCGTTCTGCCCAACCCAAGGACAGCGCTTTGCGCTTTTGCCATCGCTATCTCCCGACGGGGACGGTGGGCGGTGATTTCTTCAACGTCCTGGCGCTCTCCGACACAAAAGCGGGCTTGTTCATTTGCGACGTCATGGGACACGGGGTGCGGTCGGCGCTGGTGACCGCGATCATCCGCGCGCTGGTGGAAGAAATGACTCCGCTCGCGGCCGATCCCGGCCAACTCTTGAGCCAACTCAACCGCGATCTGCGTGCGATCCTCAAGCAGTCCGGCACGCCTTTGTTCACAACCGCGTTCTATCTCGTGGCTGATCTGGAGAGCCGGCAAATGTGTTACGCGGCGGCCGGCCATCCCAAACAACTGCTGGTCCATCGCTCCTCCCTCGTAGTCGAGTTGCTGCAAAGCCCGCGCGGAATGCCCAGCCCGGCCCTCGGCCTGTTCGACCACGTGGCCTATCCAACGGCGACCGCTTCCTTTGCCCCCGATGATCTGGTCGTCTTGTTTACGGACGGCCTTTACGACGTAGAGGGGCCGTCGCAAGAGGAATTCCATCTCGAACGGCTGGTGGAGGAAGTGCGCAAGCGCGCCCGTTTGCCCGCCGGCGATTTGTTCGACGCGTTGATCGCTCAAATTCGCAGCGCGTCAAAAGGCGGCACGTTTGCGGATGACGTTTGCCTGGTCGGGATGGAAGTGGCGTGACGGGGTAGAGACACGAATTTCCTGCACCGTCATCAAACCAGTCCCACAGCCGCGAACTTCCGGCCCAGGACCGGCGCGCTCGGTGTGTTGAGCCAGCCTTCGAGCACACCTGCGTAAACGGAGCGAAAGTCCACGGTGAATTTCAAATCACCGTTGACCAGATCCTCCGGCGCGAGGCTGGGGCAGCTTCCAAGGAAACCCGCTTTGATCTTGTCGCCAATCACGAACATCGGCGCTGCCGCCCCGTGGTCCGTGCCGCCGTTCGCATTCTCCGCGACGCGGCGACCGAATTCGCTGAAGGTCATGATCAGCACGCGCTCGAAGTTCCCTTGCGCCTTCAAATCCGCGACGAACGCCTTCACGGAGTCGGCCATGTCCTTCAACAGACGCTCGTGGGTGCCGGTCTGGTTCGTGTGCGTGTCATAACCGCCTTGCGACGCATAGAACACGCGCGTGGGCAGGCCGCCGCCGATCAGGCGGGCAATCAACTTCAGAGAGTTCGCGAGCGGCGACGCCGGGTAGGTCGCTTGATTCGCCGCCTTCTTGCTGATGGCCAGAATCTTGTCCGAACTCACCTGCGCATCCAGGGCCACGCGCTCCAGGTAATCCAGGGGTGAGCCGGCGAATTTCGTCCCGCCGGCGACCGCGCCAACCGTGTCGCCGGAAGTTCCGTCGTTTCGCCCTTCCAATTCCATGAGCGGCGCGGGCCGGTTCAGCTTGCGATAGAAAGGTTCGCTCGAGGCGGTCTCGCCTTCCATGGGCCGGTCCAGGTCCGCGAAACGATAATTCTCCGGACTGTCCAGGCTCACGCCGACGGGCTTCGCGCTCGCAAAAGCTTGCGGCATCTGGCGGCCAATGTTCACGCCCACGGTCGGGTCGGAGCCCCGGCACGCGTTGTCGAAGTAACGTCCGAGCCAGCCGTGTTTCTCGAACTTGTTCGCGTCGCTCGCGGTCTGCCAGATTTCGGTGGACCGGAAATGCGACCGATTCGGGTTCGGGTACCCGACGCCCTGGATCACGGTGAGATTCGCGGCGTCGAACAGTTCCTTCAGCCCGGCGAGGCCAGGGTGGAAGCCGAAGTCGTCGTTGAGTTTCAACACGGCGTCGGCGGCCAGTTTCAAGCGGGGCCGCGCGCGGAAGTAATGGTCGTTCGTGAACGGCGCGACGGTATTCAACCCGTCGTTGCCGCCGGCCATTTGCAGAACGACCAGGAGG
This region of Verrucomicrobiota bacterium genomic DNA includes:
- a CDS encoding DUF1501 domain-containing protein; this translates as MKAMNSAIDLKTRREFLRTSLLGGAFTWTVPSFVSNTFSTLHAEAADRATQITTGKDGRLLVVLQMAGGNDGLNTVAPFTNDHYFRARPRLKLAADAVLKLNDDFGFHPGLAGLKELFDAANLTVIQGVGYPNPNRSHFRSTEIWQTASDANKFEKHGWLGRYFDNACRGSDPTVGVNIGRQMPQAFASAKPVGVSLDSPENYRFADLDRPMEGETASSEPFYRKLNRPAPLMELEGRNDGTSGDTVGAVAGGTKFAGSPLDYLERVALDAQVSSDKILAISKKAANQATYPASPLANSLKLIARLIGGGLPTRVFYASQGGYDTHTNQTGTHERLLKDMADSVKAFVADLKAQGNFERVLIMTFSEFGRRVAENANGGTDHGAAAPMFVIGDKIKAGFLGSCPSLAPEDLVNGDLKFTVDFRSVYAGVLEGWLNTPSAPVLGRKFAAVGLV
- a CDS encoding PAS domain S-box protein; translation: MPDERIEILLIEDVAKFARLLRDMLQATPGVEFDVHWVESLAEGLNRIRQAKTDLVLLDLSLSDCKGLESFDRVRSLAPHLPIIILSSSDDETLAVRAVHEGAQDYLVKGQIDSPVLVRSIRHAVERKKVEVALIQAQEKYRGIFENIVEGIFQTTPDGHYLSANPALARIYGYESAEELTTRLTDIQHQLYVDPNRRSEFIRLMEQFDVVKDFESQVYRRDGSIIWISENVRAVRGAGHKLLYYEGTVEDITERRQAQEKLRTSETLYHSLVENLPQNIFRKDLHERFTFANQRFCDTLGKPLEEIIGKTDFDFFPPELAAKYQQDDRRILETGQLFETVEEHQPPGGDKIYVNVVKTPIFDADGKIIGLQGIFWDITEKKRAEERLQKTTNELAKSREELHIKNQQMEEDLRMAREIQQSIIPQQYPSFPRSAQPKDSALRFCHRYLPTGTVGGDFFNVLALSDTKAGLFICDVMGHGVRSALVTAIIRALVEEMTPLAADPGQLLSQLNRDLRAILKQSGTPLFTTAFYLVADLESRQMCYAAAGHPKQLLVHRSSLVVELLQSPRGMPSPALGLFDHVAYPTATASFAPDDLVVLFTDGLYDVEGPSQEEFHLERLVEEVRKRARLPAGDLFDALIAQIRSASKGGTFADDVCLVGMEVA